A stretch of Aedes aegypti strain LVP_AGWG chromosome 2, AaegL5.0 Primary Assembly, whole genome shotgun sequence DNA encodes these proteins:
- the LOC110677091 gene encoding zinc finger protein 808-like isoform X1, with the protein MTSEAIKKESEGQICRLCMSEESLEDVFKDEQLREWIWEFLAIKISIDDCMSQVICTICRIRLTEFHQFRTGCHEVQEVLQALIPDRLNGFDADAPVQPIKNQNDSPIRCEVCRMVFKDEKQLMAHKRTHETERYLCTICQKSFETRVYLNDHLEIHTTKCSENQQDTQVKAEQDENVDLQGFGSTSKDEKVVSSFLVQSESTDVNSEPKEAPLCLDSFGERPEAEGPSPFQDDEIDNDPLGIEDCIVVEEIKVETGANDEATVERKKRKAVSDIDADEFDDDDSGSDVPLSQIKKVSSRSRNKYDSTDSDSDHTEEVEQRSKNDDETYACSKCDRTFKRQCRLNAHMAIHDKKADEKSSHESSDETSTNKSTNCDVTAEDQEKENNSKQVHQCDLCGNVYSNRTQLANHKQYHRKLLRQAAIDNPNLTPANVEKENSEDQTYQCDVCNKICLTKKIFRVHKRNVHGPKKHKCDICNVQYTLRTQMTRHVYTKKHLIKVQEKLKLENEKSLDINVEVNQDDPKQANKGKSKTKLDANKITDGKNKTGIVDSNLLKDDLFVKYQPFLPHRKKYVEQAKCNVCSKTFPNQWSLSTHKQYHKPKKFVCHVCEKPCHNSAVLTKHLATHVSVVERQQARPPKDVKNAPRPFKCEVCNTAYMDKSTLWRHNMSVHGPRNFECEICGFKFPANDMLMKHVKRYTLRGHTKEDFQALKKLFQQNESTTNQNDDDELSDRSSIASENETGENDKADHRPNKSDENSSKLSAEHPFQCDSCQKSFETRVLLYRHKRYVHKPKRFKCAVCGKRFAYEQQRNYHMKIHKPESTATKDYECPECHKIYTSWKSLYVHVKNGHVRRRTLPEERTVPCPKCDKMFQTPPQRDLHMRTVHAPGEHKCEICNIKFPIRVKLWQHMKTQHANKSASSSSEDSTQEFDSENSVIEENYSNEASRKQPQRNAKVKKGLKRRRT; encoded by the exons atgaCTTCAGAAGCAATCAAGAAAGAATCCGAGGGACAAATATGCCGACTGTGCATGAgtgaagaatccttggaagacGTATTTAAGGACGAACAACTTAGAGAATGGATATGGGAATTTCTCGCAATAAAG ATATCTATCGACGATTGCATGAGCCAAGTCATCTGCACTATCTGTCGAATAAGGTTGACCGAGTTCCATCAGTTTCGAACGGGATGCCACGAAGTGCAAGAGGTGCTTCAGGCGTTGATTCCGGACAGGCTCAACGGTTTTGACGCTGATGCTCCAGTGCAACCAATCAAGAATCAGAATGATTCTCCAATTCGCTGTGAAGTTTGCCGAATGGTTTTCAAAGACGAGAAACAACTAATGGCCCACAAGAGAACCCATGAAACTGAAAGATACCTGTGCACCATTTGCCAGAAGTCTTTTGAAACACG cGTATATTTAAACGATCACTTGGAAATTCACACAACAAAATGTTCTGAGAACCAGCAAGACACCCAAGTGAAAGCTGAACAAGACGAGAATGTTGACTTACAAGGATTTGGATCTACCTCCAAAGACGAAAAAGTAGTCTCATCTTTCTTGGTCCAATCAGAATCCACTGATGTAAATTCCGAACCAAAGGAAGCTCCGCTTTGTTTAGACTCCTTTGGGGAACGTCCGGAAGCTGAGGGTCCTTCGCCTTTTCAAGACGATGAGATAGATAACGATCCACTTGGCATAGAAGATTGTATAGTTGTGGAAGAGATTAAAGTTGAAACTGGTGCAAATGATGAAGCAACTGTTGAAAGGAAAAAGAGAAAAGCTGTTTCGGATATTGATGCGGATGAATTTGACGATGATGATAGCGGCAGTGATGTTCCTCTATCTCAGATCAAGAAAGTATCCTCACGCAGCAGAAATAAATATGATTCGACTGATTCAGATTCAGACCATACTGAAGAAGTTGAACAACGAAGCAAAAATGATGATGAAACATATGCGTGCTCGAAATGTGATCGAACGTTCAAACGACAATGTCGATTGAACGCCCACATGGCAATTCATGACAAAAAAGCGGACGAAAAATCATCTCATGAGTCTTCTGATGAAACGTCCACCAATAAATCCACTAATTGCGATGTTACTGCTGAGGatcaagaaaaagaaaataacaGCAAACAAGTGCATCAATGTGATCTATGCGGAAATGTATATTCAAACAGAACACAATTAGCGAATCATAAACAGTATCACAGGAAACTATTGAGACAAGCTGCCATTGATAATCCCAACTTAACACCAGCCAACGTTGAAAAAGAGAATAGTGAAGATCAAACATATCAGTGCGATGTGTGTAATAAAATATGTCTCACCAAAAAGATATTTCGTGTTCACAAAAGGAATGTACACGGGCCAAAAAAACATAAGTGTGATATTTGTAACGTACAATATACATTGCG GACGCAAATGACAAGACATGTGTACaccaaaaaacatttaattAAAGTGCAGGAAAAACTAAAACTTGAAAACGAAAAGTCTTTGGATATAAATGTTGAAGTTAACCAGGATGATCCAAAACAAGCAAACAaaggaaaaagtaaaaccaaaCTTGATGCCAACAAAATCACAGATGGAAAGAATAAGACAGGAATAGTAGACTCAAACTTGTTGAAGGATGACCTTTTTGTAAAGTATCAACCTTTTCTAccgcatagaaaaaaatatgttgaacaaGCGAAATGTAATGTATGTAGCAAGACGTTTCCGAACCAATGGAGCTTATCTACCCACAAGCAATATCATAAACCGAAGAAATTCGTGTGTCATGTATGTGAAAAACCATGTCACAACTC aGCTGTACTGACGAAACATCTCGCAACGCACGTGTCGGTTGTTGAACGTCAGCAAGCAAGACCTCCAAAAGATGTAAAAAACGCGCCTAGGCCTTTCAAATGCGAAGTATGTAATACCGCATACATGGATAAAAGCACTCTTTGGAGGCATAATATGTCAGTCCATGGACCGAGGAATTTCGAGTGTGAAATATGTGGTTTCAAATTTCCTGCCAA CGACATGTTAATGAAGCATGTGAAGAGATATACATTGCGTGGCCACACCAAGGAGGACTTTCAGGCGCTGAAAAAGCTGTTCCAACAAAATGAATCGACGACAAATCAGAACGACGATGATGAACTGTCTGATCGATCATCAATCGCGAGTGAAAACGAAACCGGTGAAAACGATAAAGCTGACCACCGCCCGAACAAGAGCGACGAGAATAGTTCAAAACTTTCGGCTGAACATCCTTTTCAATGCGATTCATGTCAGAAGTCCTTCGAAACCAGAGTGCTCTTATACCGTCACAAAAGATATGTTCACAAGCCAAAACGGTTCAAGTGCGCTGTTTGTGGAAAACGATTTGCATACGA GCAACAGAGGAATTACCATATGAAAATCCACAAGCCGGAATCGACGGCTACCAAGGACTACGAGTGTCCCGAATGCCATAAAATATATACATCGTGGAAAAGTTTGTACGTGCACGTGAAAAATGGTCATGTTAGGCGCAGGACTCTCCCGGAGGAGCGGACCGTTCCTTGTCCGAAGTGCGATAAAATGTTTCAAACGCCACCGCAGAGAGATTTGCACATGCGAACTGTTCATGCACCCGGAGAACACAAGTGTGAAATTTGCAACATTAAGTTTCCCATACG CGTTAAACTCTGGCAGCACATGAAAACTCAACATGCCAATAAATCGGCTAGTTCCAGTTCCGAAGATTCTACTCAGGAATTTGATTCAGAAAATTCCGTAATTGAAGAAAATTACAGCAATGAGGCAAGTAGAAAACAACCTCAAAGAAACGCGAAAGTGAAGAAAG GACTAAAACGGAGAAGGACGTGA
- the LOC110677091 gene encoding zinc finger protein 429-like isoform X2: MSQVICTICRIRLTEFHQFRTGCHEVQEVLQALIPDRLNGFDADAPVQPIKNQNDSPIRCEVCRMVFKDEKQLMAHKRTHETERYLCTICQKSFETRVYLNDHLEIHTTKCSENQQDTQVKAEQDENVDLQGFGSTSKDEKVVSSFLVQSESTDVNSEPKEAPLCLDSFGERPEAEGPSPFQDDEIDNDPLGIEDCIVVEEIKVETGANDEATVERKKRKAVSDIDADEFDDDDSGSDVPLSQIKKVSSRSRNKYDSTDSDSDHTEEVEQRSKNDDETYACSKCDRTFKRQCRLNAHMAIHDKKADEKSSHESSDETSTNKSTNCDVTAEDQEKENNSKQVHQCDLCGNVYSNRTQLANHKQYHRKLLRQAAIDNPNLTPANVEKENSEDQTYQCDVCNKICLTKKIFRVHKRNVHGPKKHKCDICNVQYTLRTQMTRHVYTKKHLIKVQEKLKLENEKSLDINVEVNQDDPKQANKGKSKTKLDANKITDGKNKTGIVDSNLLKDDLFVKYQPFLPHRKKYVEQAKCNVCSKTFPNQWSLSTHKQYHKPKKFVCHVCEKPCHNSAVLTKHLATHVSVVERQQARPPKDVKNAPRPFKCEVCNTAYMDKSTLWRHNMSVHGPRNFECEICGFKFPANDMLMKHVKRYTLRGHTKEDFQALKKLFQQNESTTNQNDDDELSDRSSIASENETGENDKADHRPNKSDENSSKLSAEHPFQCDSCQKSFETRVLLYRHKRYVHKPKRFKCAVCGKRFAYEQQRNYHMKIHKPESTATKDYECPECHKIYTSWKSLYVHVKNGHVRRRTLPEERTVPCPKCDKMFQTPPQRDLHMRTVHAPGEHKCEICNIKFPIRVKLWQHMKTQHANKSASSSSEDSTQEFDSENSVIEENYSNEASRKQPQRNAKVKKGLKRRRT; encoded by the exons ATGAGCCAAGTCATCTGCACTATCTGTCGAATAAGGTTGACCGAGTTCCATCAGTTTCGAACGGGATGCCACGAAGTGCAAGAGGTGCTTCAGGCGTTGATTCCGGACAGGCTCAACGGTTTTGACGCTGATGCTCCAGTGCAACCAATCAAGAATCAGAATGATTCTCCAATTCGCTGTGAAGTTTGCCGAATGGTTTTCAAAGACGAGAAACAACTAATGGCCCACAAGAGAACCCATGAAACTGAAAGATACCTGTGCACCATTTGCCAGAAGTCTTTTGAAACACG cGTATATTTAAACGATCACTTGGAAATTCACACAACAAAATGTTCTGAGAACCAGCAAGACACCCAAGTGAAAGCTGAACAAGACGAGAATGTTGACTTACAAGGATTTGGATCTACCTCCAAAGACGAAAAAGTAGTCTCATCTTTCTTGGTCCAATCAGAATCCACTGATGTAAATTCCGAACCAAAGGAAGCTCCGCTTTGTTTAGACTCCTTTGGGGAACGTCCGGAAGCTGAGGGTCCTTCGCCTTTTCAAGACGATGAGATAGATAACGATCCACTTGGCATAGAAGATTGTATAGTTGTGGAAGAGATTAAAGTTGAAACTGGTGCAAATGATGAAGCAACTGTTGAAAGGAAAAAGAGAAAAGCTGTTTCGGATATTGATGCGGATGAATTTGACGATGATGATAGCGGCAGTGATGTTCCTCTATCTCAGATCAAGAAAGTATCCTCACGCAGCAGAAATAAATATGATTCGACTGATTCAGATTCAGACCATACTGAAGAAGTTGAACAACGAAGCAAAAATGATGATGAAACATATGCGTGCTCGAAATGTGATCGAACGTTCAAACGACAATGTCGATTGAACGCCCACATGGCAATTCATGACAAAAAAGCGGACGAAAAATCATCTCATGAGTCTTCTGATGAAACGTCCACCAATAAATCCACTAATTGCGATGTTACTGCTGAGGatcaagaaaaagaaaataacaGCAAACAAGTGCATCAATGTGATCTATGCGGAAATGTATATTCAAACAGAACACAATTAGCGAATCATAAACAGTATCACAGGAAACTATTGAGACAAGCTGCCATTGATAATCCCAACTTAACACCAGCCAACGTTGAAAAAGAGAATAGTGAAGATCAAACATATCAGTGCGATGTGTGTAATAAAATATGTCTCACCAAAAAGATATTTCGTGTTCACAAAAGGAATGTACACGGGCCAAAAAAACATAAGTGTGATATTTGTAACGTACAATATACATTGCG GACGCAAATGACAAGACATGTGTACaccaaaaaacatttaattAAAGTGCAGGAAAAACTAAAACTTGAAAACGAAAAGTCTTTGGATATAAATGTTGAAGTTAACCAGGATGATCCAAAACAAGCAAACAaaggaaaaagtaaaaccaaaCTTGATGCCAACAAAATCACAGATGGAAAGAATAAGACAGGAATAGTAGACTCAAACTTGTTGAAGGATGACCTTTTTGTAAAGTATCAACCTTTTCTAccgcatagaaaaaaatatgttgaacaaGCGAAATGTAATGTATGTAGCAAGACGTTTCCGAACCAATGGAGCTTATCTACCCACAAGCAATATCATAAACCGAAGAAATTCGTGTGTCATGTATGTGAAAAACCATGTCACAACTC aGCTGTACTGACGAAACATCTCGCAACGCACGTGTCGGTTGTTGAACGTCAGCAAGCAAGACCTCCAAAAGATGTAAAAAACGCGCCTAGGCCTTTCAAATGCGAAGTATGTAATACCGCATACATGGATAAAAGCACTCTTTGGAGGCATAATATGTCAGTCCATGGACCGAGGAATTTCGAGTGTGAAATATGTGGTTTCAAATTTCCTGCCAA CGACATGTTAATGAAGCATGTGAAGAGATATACATTGCGTGGCCACACCAAGGAGGACTTTCAGGCGCTGAAAAAGCTGTTCCAACAAAATGAATCGACGACAAATCAGAACGACGATGATGAACTGTCTGATCGATCATCAATCGCGAGTGAAAACGAAACCGGTGAAAACGATAAAGCTGACCACCGCCCGAACAAGAGCGACGAGAATAGTTCAAAACTTTCGGCTGAACATCCTTTTCAATGCGATTCATGTCAGAAGTCCTTCGAAACCAGAGTGCTCTTATACCGTCACAAAAGATATGTTCACAAGCCAAAACGGTTCAAGTGCGCTGTTTGTGGAAAACGATTTGCATACGA GCAACAGAGGAATTACCATATGAAAATCCACAAGCCGGAATCGACGGCTACCAAGGACTACGAGTGTCCCGAATGCCATAAAATATATACATCGTGGAAAAGTTTGTACGTGCACGTGAAAAATGGTCATGTTAGGCGCAGGACTCTCCCGGAGGAGCGGACCGTTCCTTGTCCGAAGTGCGATAAAATGTTTCAAACGCCACCGCAGAGAGATTTGCACATGCGAACTGTTCATGCACCCGGAGAACACAAGTGTGAAATTTGCAACATTAAGTTTCCCATACG CGTTAAACTCTGGCAGCACATGAAAACTCAACATGCCAATAAATCGGCTAGTTCCAGTTCCGAAGATTCTACTCAGGAATTTGATTCAGAAAATTCCGTAATTGAAGAAAATTACAGCAATGAGGCAAGTAGAAAACAACCTCAAAGAAACGCGAAAGTGAAGAAAG GACTAAAACGGAGAAGGACGTGA